The Stigmatella erecta genome window below encodes:
- a CDS encoding cell surface protein produces the protein MSLLRFPAGLSGVGLATLLSLTACGGDSEQQDSDPPQAAASNPFADRVVSFQPGANAGFGQDLYPGVVLGPPRGEGSSAGSLDVLSLGRQGVIVLEFTDLAVVDGPGVDLIVFENAFTRFPETGVVAVSDDGATWSEFPCDATNRPGGFPGCAGVKPVFSHPDNGISPTDPSVAGGDGFDLATLGVSRARFVRIRDSGANGYSGTSGGFDLDAVAVVNGVSLGPTP, from the coding sequence ATGAGCCTCCTCCGGTTTCCAGCAGGGTTGTCTGGCGTGGGGCTGGCCACGCTCCTGAGCCTGACCGCCTGTGGCGGGGACAGCGAGCAGCAGGACTCGGATCCCCCCCAGGCGGCGGCCTCCAACCCCTTCGCGGACCGCGTCGTTTCATTCCAACCTGGGGCCAACGCGGGCTTCGGCCAGGACCTGTACCCGGGCGTCGTGCTCGGGCCGCCCCGGGGCGAGGGCAGCAGCGCCGGCTCGCTGGACGTGCTCAGCCTGGGCCGGCAGGGCGTCATCGTCCTGGAGTTCACCGATCTCGCCGTGGTGGACGGTCCCGGCGTGGACCTGATCGTCTTCGAGAACGCCTTCACGCGCTTTCCCGAGACGGGCGTGGTGGCGGTGAGCGACGACGGTGCCACGTGGAGCGAGTTCCCCTGCGACGCCACGAACCGGCCCGGGGGCTTCCCCGGGTGCGCGGGCGTCAAGCCCGTGTTCTCTCACCCCGACAACGGCATCAGCCCCACGGACCCCAGCGTGGCTGGCGGCGATGGGTTCGACCTGGCCACGCTCGGCGTCTCGCGGGCGCGCTTCGTGCGCATCCGCGACAGCGGCGCCAACGGCTACAGCGGCACCTCCGGCGGGTTTGATCTCGACGCCGTCGCCGTCGTCAACGGCGTGAGCTTGGGGCCCACCCCGTGA
- a CDS encoding DUF2381 family protein: MGPVSAAPPLRQRQDRRASLSTTASEPFPELYVAAGNLTTVAFNGPLDRDSLVVDRTRFKWAQASDSFLLLEPFADLASNEKLIVQIGFMDKALPAKAILAVTSKADVMDGKVEEDRRANTPEALLAALVQKEAELEELKARFAGHGPANLVLSEWLNKYMRPIEFSMPVVPADTHGLEVMEGIGYEGKFSSLVAIRLRNTPGQRRWVLGQARLTSGTGVPVKVLAAQMKLEHLAPGEEGLVVVETKTPPWVSKAFSVELVDSSGQRRLSFNLVTQ; this comes from the coding sequence ATGGGCCCGGTCTCCGCTGCGCCCCCTCTCCGCCAGCGCCAGGACCGGCGCGCCTCGCTGTCCACCACTGCCTCCGAGCCCTTCCCCGAACTGTACGTGGCCGCAGGCAACCTCACCACGGTGGCTTTTAACGGGCCCCTGGACCGCGACAGCCTCGTGGTGGACAGGACCCGTTTCAAGTGGGCTCAGGCCAGTGACAGCTTCCTTCTCCTGGAGCCCTTCGCTGACTTGGCCTCGAACGAGAAGCTCATCGTCCAGATCGGCTTCATGGATAAGGCCCTGCCTGCGAAGGCCATCCTCGCCGTCACCTCCAAGGCGGACGTGATGGACGGCAAGGTGGAAGAGGACCGGCGGGCGAACACCCCCGAGGCGCTGCTGGCGGCCCTTGTGCAGAAAGAGGCGGAACTGGAAGAACTCAAGGCCCGGTTCGCAGGCCATGGCCCTGCGAACCTCGTCCTCTCCGAGTGGCTCAACAAGTACATGCGGCCTATCGAGTTCTCCATGCCCGTCGTTCCGGCAGACACCCACGGCTTGGAGGTGATGGAGGGCATTGGCTACGAAGGGAAGTTCTCATCTCTGGTGGCCATCCGGTTGCGCAATACCCCGGGCCAGAGGCGCTGGGTGTTGGGACAGGCGCGCCTCACCAGCGGGACGGGAGTTCCCGTGAAGGTGCTCGCGGCACAGATGAAGTTGGAGCACTTGGCGCCAGGAGAAGAAGGTCTCGTCGTGGTGGAGACGAAGACGCCTCCCTGGGTGAGCAAGGCGTTCAGCGTGGAACTGGTGGACTCCAGTGGCCAGCGCCGCCTTTCCTTCAACCTGGTGACGCAGTAG
- a CDS encoding ubiquinol-cytochrome c reductase iron-sulfur subunit — protein MSPAGAPRMGRRTALGTLLRGTCALAAACAGCGGAESPPAPPSEEENTCGVTPGPPEEGWVEVPLSEHPTLLEPGGFSAVRLPEALLDVWVIHTAPGCYTAVWSICTHGACGVAYLPHERLLECPCHGSRFSEEGQVLQGPATRPLTVFRAARAGDSVWIHRPR, from the coding sequence GTGAGCCCGGCGGGGGCCCCGCGCATGGGCCGCCGCACCGCGCTTGGCACCCTGCTGCGAGGCACCTGTGCCCTCGCCGCGGCCTGTGCCGGGTGCGGGGGCGCGGAGTCCCCGCCCGCCCCTCCTTCCGAGGAGGAGAACACCTGTGGCGTGACGCCGGGCCCCCCCGAGGAAGGCTGGGTGGAGGTGCCGCTGTCCGAGCACCCCACCCTGCTGGAGCCGGGGGGCTTCTCCGCGGTGCGCCTCCCCGAGGCCCTGCTGGACGTGTGGGTGATTCACACCGCCCCGGGTTGTTACACGGCGGTGTGGAGCATCTGCACCCACGGCGCCTGCGGCGTGGCCTACCTGCCCCACGAGCGGCTCCTGGAGTGCCCCTGCCACGGCTCGCGCTTCAGCGAGGAGGGGCAGGTGCTCCAGGGCCCCGCCACGCGCCCGCTCACGGTGTTCCGGGCGGCGCGCGCGGGGGACTCGGTGTGGATCCACCGGCCCCGGTAG
- a CDS encoding type II 3-dehydroquinate dehydratase: protein MGMTLLVLHGPSLSLRKDFEGLDGMLRLRAANHGLALKIVQSNHEGGLIDTLVAERRSVDGVVVNPAGLFASYPLRDALEALSMPVYEVHLEAARAKQSVLKDVCTEQFSGKGADPYLQAIDGFIQSQRVTGSGKGKAPAPARMKTLGRKNSREPKASPAPGGKTLGRGAKAAPAEGMLSRTLVRQKIAERLAGTLSAAELAAWARVQWMEVQRGAPAESGYRDMLEDSLQTLTLSTMPASRLTDEQLVDLMAQLEG from the coding sequence ATGGGCATGACACTCCTGGTGCTGCACGGGCCGAGCCTGAGCCTCCGGAAGGACTTCGAGGGGCTCGATGGGATGCTGCGCCTGCGCGCCGCCAACCATGGCCTCGCGCTGAAAATCGTTCAGTCCAACCACGAGGGGGGGCTCATCGACACGCTCGTGGCCGAGCGCCGGAGCGTCGACGGGGTGGTGGTGAACCCCGCGGGCCTCTTCGCCTCCTATCCGCTCCGGGATGCGCTGGAGGCGCTGAGCATGCCCGTCTACGAGGTCCACCTGGAGGCCGCGCGCGCGAAGCAGTCCGTGCTGAAGGACGTGTGCACGGAGCAGTTCTCGGGCAAGGGCGCCGACCCCTACCTCCAGGCGATTGACGGCTTCATCCAATCCCAGCGCGTCACGGGCAGCGGGAAGGGCAAGGCCCCGGCGCCCGCGAGGATGAAGACGCTGGGGCGCAAGAACTCCCGGGAGCCCAAGGCCTCCCCGGCGCCCGGGGGCAAGACGCTGGGCCGGGGCGCGAAGGCCGCGCCCGCCGAAGGGATGCTCTCCCGCACGCTCGTGCGCCAGAAGATCGCCGAGCGGCTCGCGGGCACGCTGTCCGCGGCGGAGCTGGCCGCCTGGGCGCGGGTGCAGTGGATGGAAGTGCAGCGGGGAGCCCCCGCCGAAAGTGGTTACCGAGACATGCTGGAGGACAGCCTGCAGACCCTCACCCTCTCCACGATGCCCGCCAGCCGGTTGACGGACGAGCAGCTCGTGGACCTCATGGCGCAGCTCGAAGGATGA
- a CDS encoding serine/threonine protein kinase: protein MATDALHPDHLQPGQYVGSWRILETLGSGGFGRTFKVESQGALFSLKMALRPASEDKEVEGRAAHEAATLMANTSHPNLLRLYALGRWPHPSTGYLYFVTEYVEGENFNGWRARTRPTAAHLVDIFLAVVLAVVELHRRKLLHRDLTGANIVIRKGDHKPFFIDLGSVWLPGSSTLTEKLPPSMAHALPPECVTFLRRSAEAEGEHFDAGIAGDLYQLGVLMFEALTEYHPFDPKKLPAAELLAAIETLVPRPPHYLNPDVPEPLSRIVMRLLEKRPEDRYESAAALHQALWDAAKERKSPTWKVPLVLPESGPAPLTPEEVEDRKARQQESERKAREVRQQEVAALSEKEALEKIYTAAQEFEAQLQTLDEAHARRRKRRWKMAAGGGVVLLSLSLFAAWRMWLSPTAALTAESEKGSLLVSTFNNSRPIKAVAAWLCVTFSVGCPAAQVRPLPEDCPREAVRSMEELHLLNQDSYRVVIDINQPGSNRQEGAYHEGKIVSRVVRYRWTGPLPDGTLLYGQLWTEGLTKEGEEAVLGRYTEALLPDGRRVPVCMVLGDLTGLTIKYPNSKPGQARLPREMSALAIRRWP from the coding sequence ATGGCAACGGACGCCCTTCACCCTGATCACCTCCAGCCAGGACAGTATGTCGGCTCCTGGCGCATCCTGGAGACGCTGGGAAGCGGTGGCTTTGGCCGCACCTTCAAGGTTGAAAGCCAGGGGGCGCTGTTCTCCCTAAAGATGGCGCTGCGCCCGGCCTCGGAGGACAAGGAAGTGGAGGGGCGGGCAGCCCACGAAGCCGCCACCCTCATGGCAAATACCAGCCATCCCAATCTGCTCCGCCTGTACGCGCTGGGCCGCTGGCCCCACCCCAGTACCGGCTACCTCTACTTCGTGACCGAGTACGTGGAGGGAGAGAACTTCAACGGTTGGCGTGCGCGCACGCGCCCTACCGCGGCGCACCTCGTGGACATCTTCCTGGCGGTGGTGCTCGCGGTGGTGGAACTGCACCGGCGCAAGCTCCTGCACCGCGACCTCACCGGTGCCAACATCGTCATCCGCAAGGGGGACCACAAACCCTTCTTCATCGACCTGGGCAGCGTCTGGCTGCCGGGCTCTTCCACCCTCACAGAGAAGCTGCCGCCCAGCATGGCCCATGCGCTGCCGCCTGAGTGTGTCACCTTCCTGCGGCGCAGTGCCGAGGCGGAGGGCGAGCACTTCGACGCGGGCATCGCGGGCGACCTGTACCAGTTGGGTGTGCTCATGTTCGAGGCGCTCACGGAGTACCACCCCTTCGACCCGAAGAAGCTCCCGGCGGCGGAACTCCTGGCTGCTATCGAGACGCTGGTCCCGCGTCCTCCGCACTACCTCAATCCGGATGTCCCCGAGCCGCTGAGCCGCATCGTCATGCGACTGCTAGAGAAGCGTCCGGAAGATCGGTACGAGAGTGCCGCCGCCCTTCATCAAGCGCTCTGGGATGCCGCCAAGGAGCGGAAGAGCCCCACCTGGAAGGTCCCTCTCGTGCTTCCAGAGAGTGGGCCTGCTCCCCTCACCCCAGAGGAAGTAGAGGACCGTAAAGCGAGGCAGCAAGAGTCCGAGCGCAAAGCCCGCGAGGTGCGGCAGCAGGAGGTTGCGGCGCTCTCCGAGAAGGAGGCACTGGAGAAGATCTACACCGCCGCTCAGGAGTTCGAAGCACAGCTCCAGACCCTGGATGAAGCGCATGCCCGCCGCAGAAAACGGCGCTGGAAGATGGCTGCTGGAGGAGGGGTGGTCCTCCTGAGTCTTTCGCTCTTCGCCGCGTGGCGAATGTGGCTCAGTCCCACGGCGGCATTGACCGCCGAATCCGAGAAAGGAAGCTTGCTCGTGTCCACCTTTAACAACTCTCGCCCCATCAAGGCCGTGGCCGCTTGGCTGTGCGTTACCTTCAGCGTCGGCTGTCCTGCGGCCCAAGTGCGGCCTCTGCCGGAGGATTGCCCGCGGGAAGCCGTCCGAAGCATGGAGGAACTCCATCTCCTCAATCAGGACTCCTACCGAGTTGTCATCGACATCAATCAGCCCGGCTCAAACCGGCAGGAGGGCGCCTACCACGAGGGGAAAATCGTCAGCCGGGTAGTGCGCTACAGATGGACTGGCCCACTGCCCGACGGCACCCTTCTCTACGGGCAGCTTTGGACGGAGGGGCTCACCAAGGAAGGGGAGGAGGCCGTCCTTGGCCGCTATACCGAGGCCCTCCTGCCGGATGGGCGTCGCGTGCCGGTCTGCATGGTACTGGGGGACCTGACGGGGCTGACGATCAAGTATCCCAACTCCAAGCCCGGCCAAGCTCGCCTACCTCGAGAAATGAGCGCTCTAGCTATTCGACGCTGGCCATAA
- the fmt gene encoding methionyl-tRNA formyltransferase — MSRPRIVFMGTPEFAVASLAACFELGEVVAAVTQPDKPKGRGNALTAPPVKVLALERGVPVYQPLKLRTPPFAEELRKLEPDVCVVTAYGRILPKDVLEVPRRGCVNVHASLLPRFRGAAPIQWSIAHGDAETGVSLMCMDEGLDTGPVLAMKRLPIGPEDTSATLHDKLSQLGGSLLREFLPAYLSGELKPVPQPTEGMVLAPLIQKEDGQLDFTRPAVELERRLRAFTPWPGVYTGLNGARLKVHRTKVGAGQGAPGTVLAASPAGIEVACGEGSLVLLEVQPEGRRVMSAHEFLAGHKLAPGSQPFSALAEVKG; from the coding sequence ATGAGCCGTCCCCGCATCGTCTTCATGGGCACGCCGGAGTTCGCCGTGGCCTCGCTGGCCGCCTGCTTCGAGCTCGGCGAGGTGGTGGCCGCCGTCACCCAGCCGGACAAGCCCAAGGGGCGCGGCAACGCGCTCACCGCGCCGCCGGTGAAGGTGCTCGCGCTGGAGCGCGGCGTGCCGGTGTACCAGCCGCTGAAGCTGCGCACCCCGCCGTTCGCCGAGGAGCTGCGCAAGCTGGAGCCCGATGTGTGCGTGGTGACGGCCTACGGGAGGATTCTCCCCAAGGACGTGCTGGAGGTGCCGCGCCGGGGCTGCGTCAACGTGCACGCCTCGCTGCTGCCGCGCTTCCGCGGGGCCGCGCCCATCCAGTGGTCCATCGCGCACGGGGACGCGGAGACGGGCGTCTCGCTCATGTGCATGGACGAGGGGCTGGACACCGGGCCCGTGCTCGCGATGAAGCGGCTGCCCATCGGCCCGGAGGACACGAGCGCCACGCTCCACGACAAGCTCTCGCAGCTGGGCGGGAGCCTGCTGCGCGAGTTCCTGCCGGCGTACCTGAGCGGCGAGCTGAAGCCCGTGCCCCAGCCCACGGAGGGCATGGTGCTGGCCCCCCTCATCCAGAAGGAAGACGGGCAGCTGGACTTCACCCGGCCGGCGGTGGAGCTGGAGCGCCGGCTCCGGGCCTTCACCCCCTGGCCCGGCGTCTACACCGGGCTGAATGGCGCCCGGCTCAAGGTCCACCGGACGAAGGTGGGCGCGGGCCAGGGCGCCCCGGGCACGGTGCTCGCCGCGTCCCCGGCGGGCATCGAGGTGGCCTGCGGGGAGGGCTCGCTCGTGTTGCTGGAGGTTCAGCCCGAGGGCCGCCGGGTCATGAGCGCCCATGAGTTCCTGGCGGGCCACAAGCTGGCGCCCGGCAGTCAACCGTTCTCGGCGCTGGCCGAGGTCAAGGGCTGA
- a CDS encoding signal protein, which produces MSTETVIASQKPNWRRRTYLIDREFQLKYIAMLSTMGAGSVALFGVLAWWAHTSAVETGSSSEGFAGMTILWLTVLGVVGTGAALGLFGLLFTHRVAGPVHVMNLYVEALAAGHYPRLRPLRRYDELKRFFDRFSHAVERIRAREADEAHALATALNAFQPLATTEEARAALQVLEELHSRKRQAVDNPISTRTPLLPPP; this is translated from the coding sequence ATGTCCACCGAAACCGTCATTGCCTCACAGAAGCCCAACTGGCGCCGCCGCACCTACCTCATCGACCGCGAGTTCCAGCTCAAGTACATCGCGATGCTCTCCACCATGGGGGCCGGCAGCGTGGCCCTGTTCGGGGTGCTGGCCTGGTGGGCCCACACCTCGGCCGTGGAGACGGGCTCCTCGTCGGAGGGGTTCGCGGGGATGACGATTCTCTGGCTCACCGTGCTGGGCGTGGTGGGCACCGGGGCGGCGCTCGGCCTGTTCGGCCTGCTGTTCACCCACCGGGTGGCTGGGCCCGTGCATGTGATGAACCTCTATGTGGAGGCGCTGGCGGCGGGGCACTACCCGCGGCTCCGCCCGCTGCGCCGGTACGACGAGCTGAAGCGCTTCTTCGACCGCTTCAGCCACGCGGTGGAGCGCATCCGCGCCCGCGAGGCCGACGAGGCCCATGCGCTCGCCACCGCCCTGAACGCCTTCCAGCCGCTGGCCACCACCGAGGAGGCCCGCGCGGCGCTCCAGGTGCTGGAGGAGCTGCACTCGCGCAAGCGCCAGGCGGTGGACAACCCCATCAGCACCCGGACCCCTCTCCTTCCCCCTCCCTGA
- the rsmB gene encoding 16S rRNA (cytosine(967)-C(5))-methyltransferase RsmB: MSARTLAIQVLARVRATDAYLNVVLDTALSETPLKDPRDTALVTELAYGTTRRQLTLDYAITRFADRKLDAMEDRVLAALRMGAYQLFHTRVPPRAAVAETVQALKDLGVERAAGFVNAILRKLAALPGPPLPPEGDVAEYLSIRESHPRWLVERWLRQFGRERAEAMLVADNQTPPVVIRANSAKVTREALLAQLREVGLEVQPTPVSPVGIILPPVGRLEDVYGYSEGLWQVQDEAAQLVGLYAAIPETARTLDACAAPGGKACHLAESHEVVAMDLHANKLPKMVSEARRLGLVSRLRAVAHDATKPYAGELGEFHAVLVDAPCSGLGTLRRHPELRYRREEADLGRLAALQRRILENCQEVVPPGGLLVYAVCTPEPQEGQDQVDMFLRSHPEWTAEPPVLPGAKLPMSQAWLRTLPGPEGWDGFFAARLRKLY, from the coding sequence ATGAGCGCCCGGACCCTTGCCATCCAGGTGCTGGCGCGGGTGCGCGCCACCGACGCGTACCTCAACGTCGTGCTCGACACCGCCCTGTCCGAGACGCCGCTGAAGGACCCGCGCGACACCGCGCTCGTCACCGAGCTGGCCTACGGCACCACGCGCCGGCAGCTCACGCTCGACTACGCCATCACCCGCTTCGCGGACCGGAAGCTGGACGCGATGGAGGACCGGGTGCTCGCCGCCCTGCGCATGGGCGCCTACCAGCTCTTCCACACCCGCGTGCCCCCGCGCGCGGCGGTCGCCGAGACGGTGCAGGCCCTGAAGGACCTGGGCGTGGAGCGCGCCGCGGGCTTCGTGAACGCCATCCTGCGCAAGCTGGCCGCGCTGCCCGGGCCGCCGCTGCCGCCCGAGGGCGACGTGGCCGAGTACCTCTCCATCCGCGAGAGCCACCCCCGGTGGCTGGTGGAGCGGTGGCTGCGGCAGTTCGGCCGCGAGCGGGCCGAGGCGATGCTGGTGGCGGACAACCAGACGCCGCCGGTGGTGATCCGCGCCAACAGCGCGAAGGTGACGCGCGAGGCGCTGCTCGCCCAGCTGCGCGAGGTGGGGCTGGAGGTGCAGCCCACGCCGGTGTCCCCCGTGGGCATCATCCTGCCCCCGGTGGGCCGGCTGGAGGACGTGTACGGCTACTCCGAGGGGCTCTGGCAGGTGCAGGACGAGGCCGCCCAGCTCGTGGGCCTGTACGCCGCCATTCCGGAGACGGCGCGCACGCTGGATGCCTGCGCGGCGCCCGGCGGCAAGGCGTGCCACCTGGCCGAGTCGCACGAGGTGGTGGCCATGGACCTGCACGCCAACAAGCTGCCGAAGATGGTCTCGGAGGCGCGGCGGCTGGGGCTGGTGAGCCGGCTGCGCGCGGTGGCGCACGATGCCACCAAGCCCTACGCGGGGGAGCTGGGCGAGTTCCACGCGGTGCTGGTGGATGCGCCGTGCTCCGGGCTGGGCACGCTGCGCCGCCACCCGGAGCTGCGCTACCGGCGGGAGGAGGCGGACCTGGGACGGCTCGCCGCGCTCCAGCGCCGCATCCTGGAGAACTGCCAGGAGGTGGTGCCGCCGGGCGGGCTGCTGGTCTACGCCGTGTGCACCCCGGAGCCGCAGGAGGGGCAGGACCAGGTGGACATGTTCCTGCGCAGCCACCCCGAGTGGACGGCGGAGCCGCCGGTGCTGCCGGGCGCGAAGCTGCCCATGAGCCAGGCCTGGCTGCGCACGCTGCCGGGGCCGGAAGGGTGGGACGGCTTCTTCGCCGCCCGCCTGCGCAAGCTGTACTGA